CATTAAATTTTTTGAAAAAAACAAACCAAAGGCCGAAAGAGCCAAGGCTAAGGCCAAAAACCCTATAATCGATGTAAAAATCGCCGTTTTCATCCTCTTGTAGTCACGAGACCCAAAGTATCTTGCAATTAAAACTGAAGCCCCAGCCCCTCCTCCAACTCCAATACAAATAAAAATCGTAGTCAAGGCAAAACTTGCCCCAATAGAGGCAAGGGCGGCTTCGCCCACGTATTTACCAACCACAGCCGAATCGACCAGGGTATAAACTTGTTGAAATAAAGACCCCACCACCATAGGTAAGGCGAACCTAGAAATAGCCTTGGATGGCGACTCGTTCGTTAAATAATGATCCATAATCCTTCCTTATACTTTAAATTCTAAACCAATATATGATAAGATTAATAAAATTCAATTAATTTAGTCAAAAAAATCTTCCTGAATTTTAGGAAGATTTTTTCATCTTTTTAATTTCTTATTCTAATATACAAAATACTCTATATATCCTCTTTTTTGCACCAATAACTGATTTTTTTGTTTTTCAAAATCATTTTTCTTTGCATACTTATCTTTTTTCTCAATAGCCACTATGGCAAACCTATCATTGATATCTGAACAGGTAGATAGGGTTATGATCTTATCATCTAGTTTTGGTAGGGGTTTGTCCTCTAGGATATTATTTTCTCTTATAAGGTCAAGATATTTTTCATATTCCAAGCCCTCATAGGAATAGGCCCTATAGTTTGCATCGACATTTACATCCATGGCACAGACTACATCAAAAACTCTTCTTTCTATAGGTGTATCTATAATTATCTCTGAATATTTTTTGATAAAGTCCTTGTCCCTAAACTTGTTTAGGTCATTGAAAATAAAACCACTTCTCACATTGTGGCCATAAATGACTGTATTATCATCAGAAAAATCCCCATTATGGACATAGTCTATAAAGACTCCACCATTGATATAATATGAATTATCAAAATCATGGTCAAGATAAAAGTCATTGTTATCTGTCTGGACTACGGGAAAATCTATCTTTGTACCCTCAATTATAATCCTGCCCTTGACTTGCGGGTAGGTTTTTCTAAGCTCATTTACATGGTCAACACCAGCCTTAGCTTCTTGGTCAAATTTTTCTTTTATTTCTCTTTCAAGGATAGAAACTCGTCTCTTTTCTTCTAACTTTTTTGCTATACCTTGTATTTCTTTTTCTCTTTTCTTGGATATCCTAGTCTTAGAAAACTCTTCTCTTAAAAGCTCAGCCCTCAATAATTCAATCCTAGCTTTAGTGAATTGGTCAGTTTTGTACATGGCAAAGAAGGATATAAAAAAGATAAAAATCCATAAAATATAAGTGTAATTCTTTTTCATAAAGTCTCCTGGCTTATATTCTACACTTTTTATATGATTTGACTAGGAAATCACTAAATATTCACAAAGTATTTATAAAAGATACAAAAACTGATAAATTATAAAAACCATGATTAAAAAAAATCATAAAATAACCATAAAAAATCTTCCTAAAAACTAGGAAGATTTTTCTGTACTTACAAGCCTTTCATAAAGGTCTTCATAAAATGGTTTCGATTTTAAAATTTCTGCGACTATGTATGCCACAAAGGAAACTAAGCCTAAGGCTAGGATGTTTGAGAAAGCTCCTCCTGTCATTTCCAAAATCAGGATCATAGCTGTGATAGGTGTCCTAACTATAGCTGAGAAATGCCCTGCCATAGCTATTAGGGATATTGCAAAAATCATCTCAACTGGGATTAGACCAAGGTCAGCTAAAATTGTCCCGTAGAGATTTCCTAATATAGCCCCAATTGCCAAAAGTGGTACCAAAGATCCACCGGATAAGCCCATACCAAAAGCTAGGGATAAGAGCAATATCTTTGCTATATAGAAATAAAAAAGTGTTGATATTTCTGTCAAGCCCTCGGCAGGTAGGTATATCAATTCCTCTCCTGAGGCGAAAAGTCTAGGATCTAAAATAAGGGCAAGGCCTGTTAAGATAAAGGGTCCTAGGTATTTTATTATTTCTGGCAAGGCTATTTTTTTATAAACAGATTTTGAACCTATAACCACCTTGTTAAATAAAACCCCAGATAAGCCTGTAATTATTCCTAAAATCAATATTAACCATAGGGAGCTTTGACTGATATTTGCAAAACTAGGTATGTCTTCAAGGCTAGGAAAATCTCCGAAAACAAGGCCTGATGTTATTGTTGCAGAAATTATTGTAGGGGCAGATGCTAGGAATGTTGAAAAATTGTGGGTCCTAAAAATTTCCTCTACTGCAAAAACTAGCGATGCGACAGGTGCATTGAAGGCAACAGCAAAGGCTGATGATGCAGCCGATCCTATAAATAGGTTCCTATCAGTATTTGGAAAAAATCCAGAAACTATATCTCCAGCAAGTCCTCCTAGTTGGACTGATGGCCCCTCCCTACCTACTGTCAGACCAAATCCGATTGTAAGAACTGATGCAATAAATTTACCAACTATTGTTTTTTTACTATCAACATCTATAGTTTTCTCCATCATCCCAGTCATAACTGGGATACCTGATCCCTTGGTATTTTTGTCATTTTTTAAAATAAAATAAGTTATAAATCCAATAATCACCATTAAAAGTAAAAACAAAAACTTGTCCCTGCTAGTACCAGCAGATAGAAAGCCATCCATAAAGCCAGAAACAAAACCTATGAGTTTTTTAAAGATCCCTATCAAAAGGCCTGTGATTATTCCCAAAATGATAAATGCGGGTAATGATTTAAATGATATTTTTTCTTCCATAATTTCTCCTTTCCTATAACTATACCGAATTTTGCTTGTCATTGTTAAAAAAAGAAAAATTTTATGAAACAAGATATAAAAGCGGGGTAGTATAATAAAATATTTTGTTTTAAATAATAAAAAAATCTCTATAGCAAATAAGGTAGAATAGTACTTTTTTCATTTATACCCCCCATTTTTCTTTTTAAAAAAAGGGGCTTTCGCCCCTTTATTTTATACTTCTTCAGTTTCTTCTTCTGCTTCTATTGATTCGATATTAGCCCTTATTTGTTCATCTTCTGCTTCCTTGGTTTCGTAGTCTATTTCTACATCGCTATATAGTTTCAGACCTGTACCTGCTGGGATTAGCTTACCGATGATTATATTTTCTTTTAGGCCTTTCAAGTAGTCAACCTTACCCTTGATTGATGCATCTGTTAGGACTCTGGTTGTTTCTTGGAAGGATGCTGCTGATAGCCATGAGTCTGTTGCAAGTGAGGCCTTGGTTATACCAAGTAGCTCTTGTTCAAAGATTGCTGGCTTTTTGCCTGCTTTTTCCATCTCTTCATTTGCTACTAGGACATCACGTCTTTCTTGCAAGCTTTCTGGCAAGAATTCTGTATCGCCTGATTCTAGTATTTTGACTTTCTTTAGCATTTGACGAGCAATGACTTCAATATGTCTATCGTCTATTTCTACACCCTGTTGCCTATAAACTTTTTGGACTTCTTTGGTGATATAATCTTGTACACCGACCTTGCCCAAAACATCAAGGACATCATGTGGATCTAGGGAACCTTCTGTGAGTTGGTCACCGATTTTGACTTGGTCGCCATCTCTGACAAGGATTCTTGATCCAAATGGTATATTGTATTTTTTGGATTGTCCGTCTTCATCTGTTATCTCAACGTCAGTTTTCTTTTCATTTTGGATTAGAGAAACTGTACCAGAGTTTGCGGCTATGAAAGCAAGTCCCTTTGGTTTACGAGCTTCAAAAAGCTCCTCAACCCTTGGAAGACCTTGGGTGATTCCAACACCAGCGATACCACCTGAGTGGAAGGTCCTCATTGTTAGCTGAGTACCTGGCTCACCGATTGATTGGGCTGCAATTATTCCTACTGCCTCACCTATATTTACATGCTTGCCTGTAGCTAGGTTTCTACCGTAGCATTTAGCACAAACACCGTGTTTTGCCTTACATTCTAGGACTGAACGTAGCTTGACTTCGCTTATGCCTGCCATTACAATTTTATCGGCAGCATCTTCGTCTATTACATCATTTTTGTGAACAATAATTGCTCCTGATTCATCTTGGATGTCTTCATAAGATGTACGTCCTACTATCCTTGTTCTTAGGTCTTCTATAAGCTCATTGCCATCTTTAAATTCGTGAGCTATTACATATCCATCTGAATGGCAATCATCTTCTGTGACTATGACGTCTTGAGAAATATCAACCATTCTTCTAGTTAGATAACCTGAGTCTGCTGTCCTAAGAGCAGTATCTGTTAGACCCTTACGAGAACCGTGGGTTGAGATAAAGTACTCTTGTACAGAAAGTCCCTCTCTAAAGTTAGCCTTGATTGGGATCTCTATAATCTTACCATCAGCCTGACTCATAAGTCCACGCATACCGCCTAGCTGTCTGATCTGGTTTGTAGAACCACGGGCACCAGAGTCAGCAAAAATCTTGATATTGTTATCACTCTTTAGGTCTGTTAGTAGGGCATCTGTAACCTTATTTGTTGTTACCTGCCAGATTTCGATAACTTTTTCATATCTTTCCTGATCTGTTATTAGACCACGTCTATAGAGTTTTTCATATCTGTCGACAGCCTTGTCAGCTTCTTCTATAAGTCCCCATTTTTCTGCTGGGATTTTAACATCATCCATCGAAACAGTAAGTCCTGATAAGGTTGAATATTTATAACCTGTTTGTTTGATATAGTCTAGAACTTCTGCTGTCTTGATATTGCCATGTTTTCTAAAGCACCTATCGATGATATCTTTTAAGGTACCAGAATCAGCAATAGTATCAATCTCTAGAGAATATGGATCTTCTTTCCTATTTACATAGCCAAGATCTTGTGGGATTCCCTCGTTGTAGATAAACCTACCAACAGATGATCTTACGATCTTACCTGGATCCATAGGATCTTTTTTGATCCTAACACCAACTTTTGATTGGAATTCTACAATACCATTTGCTAAGGCCTTATTCATCTCATTTATAGACTCAAAAGTCATTCCCTCGCCCTTGGCATTTTCTTTTATAGTTGTCAAGTAATAAGCACCAAGAACCATATCCTGTGATGGTGTTGTTATTGGCTTACCATCTTTTAGACCAAGGATGTTATTAGTTGACATCATAAGTAGCCTTGCCTCTATTTGTGCCTCTGCTGATAGAGGAACATGGATAGGCATCTGGTCACCGTCAAAGTCGGCGTTAAAGGCGTTACATGATAATGGATGTAGTTTTATAGCCTTGCCCTCAACTAAGATTGGTTCAAAAGCTTGGATACCAAGTCTGTGCAATGTCGGAGCACGGTTTAGTAAAACTGGATGGTCTTTTATAACCTCCTCTAGGACCTCAAAAACTCTTGGGTCTTTCTTCTCAACCATTTTTTTAGCTGTTTTTAGGTTGTGAGCCATTTCTTTTTCCACAACCTTATTCATGATAAATGGTTTAAAAAGCTCTAGGGCCATCTCTTGTGGCAAACCACATTGATTAAATTTAAGTTCTGGACCAACTACTATTACAGAACGTCCTGAGTAGTCAACCCTCTTACCCAAAAGGTTTTGTCTAAACCTACCAGACTTACCCTTTAGGAGGTCTGATAGAGATTTCATATTTCTATTTGATGCGCCTGTCACAGCCCTACCTCTACGACCGTTGTCTATTAGGGCATCGACTGCTTCTTGGAGCATTCTTTTTTCGTTTCTAACGATGATTTCTGGAGCGCCTATATCAAGAAGTCTTTTTAGTCTGTTATTTCTATTTATAACTCTCCTGTATAGGTCGTTAAGGTCGCTTGTTGCAAATCTACCACCCTCAAGCTGA
This window of the Anaerococcus mediterraneensis genome carries:
- a CDS encoding chloride channel protein, whose translation is MEEKISFKSLPAFIILGIITGLLIGIFKKLIGFVSGFMDGFLSAGTSRDKFLFLLLMVIIGFITYFILKNDKNTKGSGIPVMTGMMEKTIDVDSKKTIVGKFIASVLTIGFGLTVGREGPSVQLGGLAGDIVSGFFPNTDRNLFIGSAASSAFAVAFNAPVASLVFAVEEIFRTHNFSTFLASAPTIISATITSGLVFGDFPSLEDIPSFANISQSSLWLILILGIITGLSGVLFNKVVIGSKSVYKKIALPEIIKYLGPFILTGLALILDPRLFASGEELIYLPAEGLTEISTLFYFYIAKILLLSLAFGMGLSGGSLVPLLAIGAILGNLYGTILADLGLIPVEMIFAISLIAMAGHFSAIVRTPITAMILILEMTGGAFSNILALGLVSFVAYIVAEILKSKPFYEDLYERLVSTEKSS
- a CDS encoding class B sortase, translating into MKKNYTYILWIFIFFISFFAMYKTDQFTKARIELLRAELLREEFSKTRISKKREKEIQGIAKKLEEKRRVSILEREIKEKFDQEAKAGVDHVNELRKTYPQVKGRIIIEGTKIDFPVVQTDNNDFYLDHDFDNSYYINGGVFIDYVHNGDFSDDNTVIYGHNVRSGFIFNDLNKFRDKDFIKKYSEIIIDTPIERRVFDVVCAMDVNVDANYRAYSYEGLEYEKYLDLIRENNILEDKPLPKLDDKIITLSTCSDINDRFAIVAIEKKDKYAKKNDFEKQKNQLLVQKRGYIEYFVY
- the rpoC gene encoding DNA-directed RNA polymerase subunit beta' yields the protein MSELNQFYGMRMRVASPEKIRSWSHGEVKKPETINYRTLKPEKDGLFCEKIFGPTKDYECSCGKYKRMRYKGVVCEKCGVEVTKSKVRRERMGHIELAAPVSHIWFFKGIPSKMGLLLDMSPRVLEKILYFASYVVINPGSTDLAAKDEISETEYQDILENYPDDTEFKAAMGAEAIKELLANIDLEKEYKSLLKELDESSNQKKVRVSRRLEVVDAFLTSGNKPEWMILDVLPVMPPELRPMVQLEGGRFATSDLNDLYRRVINRNNRLKRLLDIGAPEIIVRNEKRMLQEAVDALIDNGRRGRAVTGASNRNMKSLSDLLKGKSGRFRQNLLGKRVDYSGRSVIVVGPELKFNQCGLPQEMALELFKPFIMNKVVEKEMAHNLKTAKKMVEKKDPRVFEVLEEVIKDHPVLLNRAPTLHRLGIQAFEPILVEGKAIKLHPLSCNAFNADFDGDQMPIHVPLSAEAQIEARLLMMSTNNILGLKDGKPITTPSQDMVLGAYYLTTIKENAKGEGMTFESINEMNKALANGIVEFQSKVGVRIKKDPMDPGKIVRSSVGRFIYNEGIPQDLGYVNRKEDPYSLEIDTIADSGTLKDIIDRCFRKHGNIKTAEVLDYIKQTGYKYSTLSGLTVSMDDVKIPAEKWGLIEEADKAVDRYEKLYRRGLITDQERYEKVIEIWQVTTNKVTDALLTDLKSDNNIKIFADSGARGSTNQIRQLGGMRGLMSQADGKIIEIPIKANFREGLSVQEYFISTHGSRKGLTDTALRTADSGYLTRRMVDISQDVIVTEDDCHSDGYVIAHEFKDGNELIEDLRTRIVGRTSYEDIQDESGAIIVHKNDVIDEDAADKIVMAGISEVKLRSVLECKAKHGVCAKCYGRNLATGKHVNIGEAVGIIAAQSIGEPGTQLTMRTFHSGGIAGVGITQGLPRVEELFEARKPKGLAFIAANSGTVSLIQNEKKTDVEITDEDGQSKKYNIPFGSRILVRDGDQVKIGDQLTEGSLDPHDVLDVLGKVGVQDYITKEVQKVYRQQGVEIDDRHIEVIARQMLKKVKILESGDTEFLPESLQERRDVLVANEEMEKAGKKPAIFEQELLGITKASLATDSWLSAASFQETTRVLTDASIKGKVDYLKGLKENIIIGKLIPAGTGLKLYSDVEIDYETKEAEDEQIRANIESIEAEEETEEV